The window CATTGGAATTAATCAAAGGGAGTCTCATTCAGGTACAAAAGAAACACAACTATGCTTAAGTATATTTAAGCAGCAAAGATGACTCACAGCACTACCATTTCTATGCTAAAAGTACTTTAAAAGCTCCAAAATCTGGAAAAAGGTTGTTTTGTCGCTGGTTAGAGTTATGTAGGTATTAGTAATGCAGGGTATCATTGACTCATAACTTATACCTGAATATTTATGTGGGACTGCAAAATGTAACCAAAAACCCTACTCAATGTGCTGAATTTCATACAAAGCAACTAAAAAGCTACCAAACATCATATTAGCTATGCTAGTTTTAATACATCAATATCTCTCTTCTTAAACAGTAACCAGACATCCGTTAAAGACTGTAAGTTAAACCTCTAGTATAAAAACTGAGCAGCAGATGCTACAACAAATTGATAAGACTGAAGTGTTACTCCccctgtttcaatttgtttgtcttacttcccTTTTTAATCTGTCACAAAAACAATGTCTCTTTCCTAATATGACAACTCTATAATTGCAACATcacacatgacatgtttaagaccggAAGATTAAatggcattttggtacattatacaTACCTTTAGTTTAAGCTATTAAACTCCGTATCCAGTCAAACtaaaacaaacaaattaaaaccaAGGGACTATTCTACAAATCTTGGAGAGCCAGCATGAAGGTCATTTTGGTACATAATACATATCATTAGTTTAAAACTACAGGATCCAAGTCTCTTTTACTTTCCTATTCTAAGTTTGCTGCTATAGAggttcttcttcactttcttaaTCTCGatccagtcaaactaagacaaacgaATTAAAACCGAGGGACTATTCTACAAACCTTGCATAGCCAGCATAAAGGTCATTTTGGTACATTAGgcatatctttagtttaaaaccacaagattcaaaagactTCTTTACTTTCCTATTCTAAGTTTGCTACTACAAAAGttcttccttactttcttaaacttcgtgcccagtcaaactaagacaaacaaattaaaaccgAGGGACTATTCTACAAACCTTGGAGATCCAGCATTCATATTCCTCCTTAGAATCCTCCCCTCATCACTATTCGATTCACCCGATTCAATCAACTCTTTCAACCCCAAATTCCCAACTTTCTCAACttcctcttcctcctcttcttcttcctctttcttcTTCGTCGTCGTCGTCGTCAACTTAACACTAACTCTTTCAAAATAATTCCCATAAATATACTCAGGTGTATACCCATTTTCCTCATCAAACAACATAATATGTCCATGCCATTCCCATACCCGATAATCCGAACCCGGGTCCTCATGAAACCCAACACAAATATGATGCTCCCCAATTGTAACAGCCTGACCTGAATTGGGTTTAAGGGAATCAATTTTACCAGTAAGTATTGTTCGGATTATTTGTTTTTCGAGACGGGATTCTTCTTTAGAGAGTTGGGTTTTTGAatcttgattgttgttgtatatgttgtcGTTTTCATCGTCATCTGATGAGGAAGAAGAAGGGAGGAggttgaggttgttgttgttgaagagaAGGTCTTCAAGGGATTGAGGTGAAAGAAATGGTGGTGGGTTTGAAGGAGGTGGTTGGATTTGGAGTCTGTTCATTAAGGATTGGAGAAGAAGGTTGTCAAAATTTGGGGTGGTGGAGTTGTTGGGATTCATGGTGGTGAATTTGGATTGAAAATTGGAAGGGTTTTAGGGGTTTTGGAGGAGAATATTTGATGTTATGTAGTGCTGGTAGTATATAGAATTTGTGTAAAAGTGGACCAGAGATAGTGGGCTGAAAAATATCTTTGGGGTTTCTGTTTCGGCTGTTAATAAGTCAAAACGGATAAACATGAGATGCTGCTGCTGAGTGCACAAGTAGCAGTAGAGAAAATAGCCAAATGAACTCTAAACGTTTCACCGAAATTTCAACTATACATTTTATTTTTGCGGGGATTCTATTATCctcttaaatattttaaaaatagaatATATTGCTCCATAAATGCTGAGATGTCAAAGAGAGTGTATTCACTCTCTTTTAGAGAGTGTATTCACTCTCTTTTAGAGAGTGAGATACAAAAATAgtttattaaaattttatttttaaaaatatttttatttaatattaatTTTCTGATTTCTTTAattctttctctctttttttttttcattttctctctCTTATTTCTTCTTCTCTTCAATAGGTCATTGGATTTAGGTTGCCGGAAAATTTTTTCAGCGAACTCCATTTTTCTCATAATAACAAATAAAATCGAAACAAGAAAATTCAGAATTGTAGTGTTCAGAATAATCAAAAATCAAAACCCAAAAAAATTCCAAGTGCAAACTTTATCTTGTAAACATCTCCTTGAATTGGTTCCATCAATGGCGTTAATTTGCCTATTGAGTTCTCCATCTCTATTTTCCTCCTTCACCACCCAATCACCCACTTTATTTCCCCTCCACCATCAACCTACAAGTCCCATTTTATTATCCCCTTCCGCCATTCTTTTCATACTCTTTTCTCCCCATTGCTCCCAATCAAACCCCAAAGACCCTACCTTTACTTCTCTCACTGCTCTTCATCCTCCCAATCTCCAGAAACTCAACAAGACGTAGAAGAACAA is drawn from Lycium barbarum isolate Lr01 chromosome 8, ASM1917538v2, whole genome shotgun sequence and contains these coding sequences:
- the LOC132607068 gene encoding uncharacterized protein LOC132607068 → MNPNNSTTPNFDNLLLQSLMNRLQIQPPPSNPPPFLSPQSLEDLLFNNNNLNLLPSSSSSDDDENDNIYNNNQDSKTQLSKEESRLEKQIIRTILTGKIDSLKPNSGQAVTIGEHHICVGFHEDPGSDYRVWEWHGHIMLFDEENGYTPEYIYGNYFERVSVKLTTTTTKKKEEEEEEEEEVEKVGNLGLKELIESGESNSDEGRILRRNMNAGSPRV